From Methylobacterium radiodurans, a single genomic window includes:
- a CDS encoding ATP-binding cassette domain-containing protein, translated as MSSPLPVRLEGLVYRVGVKTIIDRLDATITTPGITALIGPNGAGKSVTLRLIDGLLAPEAGAIRIGTDRTPVRRAFVFQRPAMIRASAAYNVALGLRTLDLTGRERRDRVRAALARVDLLARADDPATKLSGGEQQRLALARALAAEPQILLLDEPTASLDPTATEEIEALVVEAAGRGTKVLLVSHNLGQVGRLADDVIVLSQGRAVEHGPTQQVLSAPRTPEARAYIKRELPWTSYAAAF; from the coding sequence ATGAGTTCCCCACTGCCTGTTCGCCTCGAAGGGCTCGTCTACAGGGTAGGCGTGAAGACAATCATCGATCGGCTCGATGCAACGATCACCACGCCGGGCATCACGGCGCTGATCGGCCCAAACGGCGCCGGCAAGAGCGTCACCCTGCGTTTGATCGACGGCCTTCTCGCTCCCGAGGCTGGCGCAATTCGCATCGGCACGGACCGGACGCCGGTGCGCCGCGCCTTCGTGTTCCAGCGTCCGGCGATGATCCGGGCGAGCGCCGCCTACAACGTCGCTCTTGGCTTGAGGACGCTCGACCTGACCGGTCGGGAGCGCCGCGACCGCGTTCGAGCCGCTCTCGCGCGGGTGGATCTGCTGGCTCGGGCCGACGATCCAGCGACCAAGCTCTCGGGCGGCGAGCAGCAGCGCCTCGCGCTCGCCCGCGCCCTTGCAGCGGAGCCGCAGATCTTGCTGCTCGACGAGCCCACCGCCAGCCTCGACCCGACCGCCACGGAGGAGATCGAGGCCCTCGTCGTCGAGGCGGCAGGGCGGGGCACCAAAGTGCTCCTCGTCTCGCACAATCTCGGTCAGGTCGGCCGCCTCGCCGACGACGTGATCGTCCTATCGCAGGGGCGCGCCGTCGAGCACGGCCCAACCCAGCAGGTGCTTTCCGCACCGCGCACCCCGGAAGCCCGCGCCTACATCAAGCGAGAACTGCCATGGACATCCTACGCCGCAGCCTTCTGA
- a CDS encoding tyrosine-type recombinase/integrase encodes MIASSSRRRTAGQRESKKLQPPAQISDSPLAHLSRWRANSQTYAVGWNGRPVGTGVEKAFAQACGDAKLVHVTPHALRHAAATWLVANGTPSRRPRTFSA; translated from the coding sequence TTGATCGCTTCGTCTTCTAGACGCCGCACGGCCGGCCAGCGCGAGTCAAAGAAGCTGCAGCCGCCCGCGCAGATCTCGGACAGTCCGCTCGCGCACCTGAGCCGCTGGCGGGCGAACAGCCAGACCTATGCCGTAGGATGGAACGGCAGGCCTGTCGGGACGGGCGTCGAGAAAGCCTTCGCGCAGGCCTGCGGGGACGCGAAGCTGGTCCACGTCACACCTCACGCCCTGCGGCACGCGGCGGCAACGTGGCTGGTCGCGAACGGAACGCCGTCGAGAAGACCTCGGACTTTCTCGGCATGA
- a CDS encoding PAS domain-containing sensor histidine kinase, with protein sequence MALFEARRALLAREAEAAKLRASEAFLHSVLAASPDCIKVLDLDGRLSSMNGPGLRAMDVDAFADIAGSYWQAFWPGAGQTKARAALATARRGGTGHFEGWASTLRGVLKFWDVSVTAIRGADGKPDRLLAVSRDRTQERLAAERQAALTSLGDRLRDLADAHAVQAIVTETAGQALGLSRAAFGAVDPSGNGISFEREWTRPGQRSLVGHHRYADYGSYVDDLRRGETVVVSDVRTDPRTAATHEAPGRLDIGALVNVPAMAEGRLIGVLCLHDAAPRAWTADAVAFAQALAERARLALARIAAEEQRQLRTQEVGHRLKNILAMVQAVATQTLRSADTVAAASEVLAGRLAALGQSHDLLLDGEMGAGSIHDVVTRALPLHVDATGRFDISGPEVLVGGQVALSLSLMLHELATNAAKYGALSNAAGRVAVVWQVREAGAGARLRLTWTERGGPPVTPPARKGFGTRLIERGLAGQVGGEVELSYPPTGHVFAIEAPLAAFRAGLGAAEEAHDHP encoded by the coding sequence ATGGCGCTGTTCGAGGCCCGGCGCGCCCTGCTCGCAAGGGAGGCAGAGGCGGCGAAGCTCAGGGCGAGCGAGGCGTTTCTCCACAGCGTGCTGGCTGCCTCGCCCGACTGCATCAAGGTGCTCGACCTCGACGGCAGGCTCTCGTCCATGAACGGACCCGGCCTGCGCGCCATGGATGTGGATGCGTTCGCGGACATCGCGGGCAGCTACTGGCAGGCGTTCTGGCCGGGTGCCGGCCAGACCAAGGCCCGCGCAGCGCTCGCGACTGCGCGCCGCGGGGGTACCGGGCACTTCGAGGGCTGGGCAAGCACCCTGCGCGGTGTCCTGAAGTTCTGGGACGTGTCGGTCACCGCCATACGCGGTGCGGATGGCAAGCCGGACCGTCTGCTGGCCGTGTCGCGCGACCGGACGCAGGAGCGGCTCGCAGCAGAGCGGCAGGCCGCCCTCACGAGCCTCGGCGACCGCCTCCGGGATCTCGCGGACGCCCACGCGGTGCAGGCGATCGTCACCGAGACGGCCGGGCAGGCGCTTGGCCTGTCGCGGGCGGCCTTCGGTGCCGTCGACCCCTCGGGGAACGGCATCTCCTTCGAGCGGGAGTGGACGCGGCCAGGCCAGCGCAGCTTGGTCGGCCATCACCGCTACGCGGATTACGGCAGCTACGTTGACGACCTGCGCCGGGGCGAGACCGTCGTCGTCTCCGACGTGCGGACCGACCCGCGCACCGCAGCGACGCATGAGGCGCCCGGGCGGCTCGACATCGGCGCCCTCGTCAACGTGCCGGCGATGGCGGAGGGGCGCCTCATCGGGGTCCTCTGCTTGCACGACGCCGCACCGCGGGCTTGGACGGCCGACGCAGTCGCCTTCGCGCAGGCCCTGGCCGAGCGGGCACGCCTGGCTCTGGCGCGGATCGCGGCCGAGGAGCAGCGGCAACTCCGCACCCAGGAGGTCGGCCACCGCTTGAAGAACATCCTGGCGATGGTTCAGGCCGTCGCCACGCAGACCCTGCGCTCGGCCGACACCGTTGCCGCCGCAAGCGAGGTGCTGGCGGGCCGGCTGGCCGCGCTGGGCCAGTCGCACGATCTGCTCCTCGACGGTGAAATGGGAGCAGGCTCCATCCACGACGTGGTGACCCGCGCCCTGCCCTTGCACGTCGATGCGACGGGACGCTTCGACATCTCGGGGCCCGAGGTCCTCGTCGGCGGCCAGGTTGCCCTATCGCTGTCGCTGATGCTGCATGAGCTGGCGACGAACGCAGCCAAGTATGGCGCCCTCTCGAACGCCGCGGGCCGGGTCGCGGTCGTGTGGCAGGTTCGGGAAGCTGGCGCCGGGGCGAGGTTGCGCTTGACCTGGACCGAGCGCGGCGGCCCGCCGGTCACACCACCGGCGCGGAAGGGGTTCGGCACGCGACTGATCGAGCGGGGTCTCGCCGGGCAGGTCGGAGGCGAGGTCGAACTCTCCTATCCACCCACGGGCCACGTGTTCGCCATCGAGGCGCCGCTCGCCGCCTTCCGCGCTGGGCTGGGGGCGGCGGAGGAAGCGCATGATCACCCGTGA
- a CDS encoding HAMP domain-containing methyl-accepting chemotaxis protein — MKTGIRSRLYAGFGSLMVIAVGVGGFSYYETQNISQLYEKRGYLESLARDIFTVNGLATKLNAQAEEYRATPQPDKLTALSETRQTIEAMGERLIAAAISEDRRQIYIKLRDTSKDLKNEIQRLGAAGATIAETKDRLFKGGDELTRSTNVLLAEMRARGTDAQVAQAAATESAVLLVRVANWRFLATLDPKGPATFATNTGKAEGALKTLRALDPAGGFAQPIKTLEQALATYAAAFHANNAAMEASQNAFDVGIKPRTAAILEAGDTVRSKIQTAVNGIAVETASQVSTARSVQMAMLVFALGLGAILAFLIARSIIQPVAGMTAAMKRLASGDNAVDVPSRDAVDEMGEMAKAVDVFRQNAIARVELEAAQVIEQSARQRRADLVDHLVRSFQQKVAGSLEIVTSAATELDATARSMTKVADATNGQAAASSAAAQQTSANVQTVAAAAEEMVSSLQEIQRQVVRSNEVATHAASEAEASGAAMSALSTAADQIGAAVTTISQIASQTNLLALNATIEAARAGDAGRGFAVVAAEVKELANQTSRATDEIGGQIGQIQTATAQAAQAIRQIGRTIAAMNEISGTIAATVTEQTAATSEISRNANQAARGTEHVSANVARVLATSGETGSAATQVLTAAAELATQSLSVKQEVDSFLRNIQAA, encoded by the coding sequence ATGAAGACCGGTATCCGTTCGCGCCTGTACGCCGGCTTTGGAAGCCTCATGGTGATCGCTGTCGGTGTCGGCGGCTTTTCCTACTATGAAACGCAAAATATATCTCAATTATATGAGAAGCGTGGATACTTGGAGTCGCTCGCCCGGGATATTTTCACCGTCAATGGGCTGGCGACGAAGCTGAATGCCCAGGCGGAGGAATACCGTGCCACGCCTCAGCCAGATAAGCTGACAGCATTGAGCGAGACGCGTCAGACGATCGAAGCGATGGGTGAGCGCCTCATCGCTGCAGCCATCTCGGAGGATCGGCGGCAGATCTACATCAAGCTCCGGGATACGAGCAAGGATCTCAAGAACGAGATTCAACGGCTCGGAGCCGCCGGGGCGACGATTGCCGAGACGAAGGACAGGCTGTTCAAGGGCGGTGACGAACTCACGCGCTCGACGAATGTGCTGCTTGCCGAGATGCGCGCTCGCGGCACTGATGCTCAAGTTGCCCAAGCCGCGGCCACCGAGAGCGCCGTACTCCTGGTTCGTGTCGCCAACTGGCGCTTCCTGGCCACTCTGGATCCCAAAGGCCCCGCGACGTTCGCGACCAATACCGGAAAGGCTGAAGGCGCTCTGAAGACGCTGCGCGCGCTCGATCCAGCGGGAGGTTTCGCGCAGCCGATCAAGACCCTCGAGCAGGCCCTGGCCACCTACGCGGCGGCATTCCACGCCAACAATGCCGCCATGGAGGCAAGCCAGAACGCCTTCGACGTCGGAATCAAGCCGCGGACGGCCGCGATCTTGGAGGCCGGCGATACCGTCCGATCCAAGATCCAGACTGCGGTCAACGGCATCGCGGTCGAGACCGCCTCCCAGGTCAGCACGGCGCGATCCGTGCAGATGGCTATGCTGGTCTTCGCACTGGGCCTCGGCGCGATCCTCGCTTTCCTGATCGCTCGCAGCATCATCCAGCCCGTTGCGGGTATGACGGCCGCGATGAAGCGCCTCGCATCTGGCGACAATGCCGTCGACGTGCCCTCGCGCGACGCAGTCGACGAGATGGGCGAGATGGCAAAGGCCGTCGACGTGTTCCGGCAGAACGCCATCGCGCGCGTCGAACTGGAGGCTGCCCAGGTCATCGAGCAATCCGCGCGCCAGCGCCGGGCCGATCTCGTCGACCACCTTGTCCGCAGCTTCCAGCAGAAGGTCGCCGGCTCGCTGGAGATCGTCACCTCGGCCGCGACCGAACTCGATGCGACGGCCCGCTCCATGACCAAGGTCGCCGACGCGACAAACGGCCAAGCCGCAGCATCGAGCGCGGCGGCGCAGCAGACATCGGCCAACGTCCAGACGGTCGCCGCGGCCGCCGAGGAGATGGTGTCCTCTCTTCAGGAGATCCAGCGGCAGGTGGTGCGCTCCAACGAGGTCGCCACCCACGCCGCCAGCGAGGCCGAGGCGAGTGGCGCGGCCATGTCGGCCTTGAGCACGGCAGCAGATCAGATCGGGGCAGCCGTGACCACGATCTCGCAGATTGCCAGCCAGACGAACCTGCTGGCCCTCAATGCGACGATCGAGGCGGCACGGGCCGGCGATGCGGGCCGCGGCTTCGCGGTGGTCGCCGCGGAGGTGAAGGAACTGGCCAATCAGACGAGCCGGGCGACGGACGAGATCGGGGGGCAGATCGGACAGATCCAGACGGCGACCGCCCAGGCCGCGCAGGCGATCCGGCAGATCGGACGGACGATCGCTGCAATGAACGAGATCAGCGGCACGATTGCCGCGACCGTGACGGAGCAGACGGCTGCGACCAGCGAAATCTCGCGCAACGCGAACCAAGCGGCCCGGGGCACGGAGCACGTCTCGGCGAACGTTGCGCGGGTGCTCGCCACCTCGGGGGAAACCGGCAGTGCGGCGACCCAGGTGCTCACAGCCGCAGCCGAACTCGCCACACAGTCACTGAGCGTCAAGCAGGAGGTCGATAGCTTCCTGCGCAACATCCAGGCCGCCTGA
- a CDS encoding recombinase family protein has product MNFVSYLSAEARESTGPSLAMAAQRAAIATHLSECGGHLIAEVREIRRADAYGSRPALRRALALCRQHGAVLLVPGLDQLTRDPAFLTDLRRDLTRLGVLLAVTRTPEANESTIGILAALEAYAVPNENSERALRRRDFLARLGGRKRQAHEEPSDDRVRPDPVCRPRTMERALSVAPVLAEIRAAGATTFEQVAHALNELGVPSARGDRWYPAQVRRVEQRIASAT; this is encoded by the coding sequence GTGAACTTCGTCTCCTATCTGTCCGCCGAGGCTCGCGAGAGCACGGGTCCCAGCCTCGCGATGGCCGCCCAGCGCGCGGCCATCGCTACCCATCTGTCGGAATGCGGCGGCCATCTTATCGCGGAGGTGCGGGAGATCCGACGCGCCGACGCCTACGGTTCACGTCCAGCGCTGCGCAGGGCCCTCGCCCTATGCCGGCAGCACGGCGCCGTGCTTCTTGTCCCAGGGCTTGATCAACTGACGCGCGATCCGGCCTTCCTCACGGACTTGCGCCGCGACCTCACCCGCCTCGGCGTTCTCCTCGCGGTGACGCGCACGCCCGAGGCGAACGAGAGCACGATCGGGATCCTGGCTGCCCTCGAAGCCTACGCGGTGCCAAACGAGAATAGTGAGCGCGCCCTGCGCAGGCGCGACTTCCTGGCCCGCCTGGGGGGCCGGAAGCGACAGGCACACGAAGAGCCCAGCGACGACCGCGTTCGGCCTGATCCGGTCTGCAGGCCCCGAACGATGGAGCGGGCGCTCAGCGTCGCCCCGGTCCTGGCGGAGATCCGCGCTGCGGGAGCCACTACGTTCGAGCAGGTTGCGCATGCCCTGAACGAACTGGGTGTGCCGAGCGCGCGCGGCGATCGCTGGTATCCCGCGCAGGTGCGACGGGTGGAGCAACGGATCGCCTCAGCGACCTGA
- a CDS encoding substrate-binding domain-containing protein codes for MKPSAEEPAIRVALSLGGTLNLGPATLDVSGLVIALEAIERTGTVQGLADALGLSYRTAWARLQAFETALGQPLVRKVRGHGSALTEAGQALAGALVEARASLDAVLGREARALEHRLTRLVSGTQGLLRIVGSHDPLLVEAVSERSDCELSVLGSSEAVRQLLLGQADVAGFHCGALAPATAGMPFSAIQASEGLTLRAAFKREQGLMLAPGNPMKVRSVSDLAGTRARYVNRQKGSGTRIWFDRLLEAAAIPPAAIRGYGVEEFTHQAVAAVIACGEADAGLGARAAAERLGLAFVPVGWEVYYLAASRSLGPTVLDELVADLAERASRQSGYRPGHDASAAAVP; via the coding sequence ATGAAGCCATCTGCCGAAGAGCCCGCGATACGGGTGGCGCTGAGCCTTGGCGGTACCCTCAACCTCGGTCCCGCCACCCTCGACGTTTCCGGCTTGGTCATTGCCCTGGAGGCGATCGAGCGCACGGGCACCGTTCAGGGGCTCGCCGACGCCCTCGGCCTGTCATACCGCACTGCCTGGGCTCGCCTGCAGGCCTTCGAGACGGCGCTTGGGCAGCCGCTGGTGCGCAAGGTCCGCGGCCATGGCAGCGCCCTGACAGAAGCGGGGCAGGCGCTGGCCGGGGCGCTCGTCGAGGCGCGTGCCAGCCTGGACGCGGTCTTAGGACGCGAGGCCCGCGCTCTGGAGCACCGCCTGACGCGCTTGGTGAGCGGCACGCAGGGCCTCCTGCGGATCGTGGGTAGCCACGATCCGCTGCTGGTCGAGGCGGTTTCGGAGCGGTCCGACTGCGAGTTGAGCGTGCTCGGCAGCAGCGAGGCCGTGCGGCAACTCCTCCTCGGTCAGGCCGACGTAGCGGGCTTCCATTGCGGGGCGCTCGCTCCCGCAACGGCTGGGATGCCCTTCTCGGCAATCCAGGCCAGCGAGGGCCTGACCCTGCGCGCGGCCTTCAAGCGTGAACAAGGCTTGATGTTGGCGCCCGGCAATCCGATGAAGGTCCGCAGCGTCTCTGACTTGGCGGGCACGCGGGCGCGGTACGTGAACCGGCAGAAGGGCTCGGGAACGCGGATCTGGTTCGACCGCCTGCTCGAGGCTGCCGCGATCCCGCCCGCGGCGATCCGGGGCTACGGCGTCGAGGAGTTCACCCATCAGGCGGTGGCGGCGGTGATCGCCTGCGGCGAGGCGGATGCGGGGCTGGGTGCGCGGGCCGCGGCCGAACGGCTCGGCCTCGCATTCGTGCCGGTAGGCTGGGAGGTCTACTACCTGGCGGCAAGCCGGTCCCTCGGCCCGACCGTTCTCGACGAACTCGTCGCCGATCTCGCCGAGCGCGCGAGCCGCCAGTCCGGGTACCGGCCGGGGCACGATGCGTCCGCCGCCGCGGTGCCCTAG
- a CDS encoding substrate-binding domain-containing protein, producing MDILRRSLLSLALTILVAGPATAEPPDTITVASTTSTEQSGLFKVLLPKFTAATGIGVKVVALGTGQALDVGRRGDADVVFVHDKAAEEKFVAEGAGVGRREVMYNDFIVVGPKTDPAGAQGQDVTAAFRRIAAAQAPFVSRGDRSGTHAAELRYWKDAGIDVAATRSDWYKEIGQGMGPALNTASAMNAYVLSDRGTWLSFKNRGDLAVLVQGDRRLFNQYGVMLVNPDKHPQVKVKAGQAFIDWLVSPVGQAAIADYKIEGEQLFFPNAGTNGTP from the coding sequence ATGGACATCCTACGCCGCAGCCTTCTGAGCCTCGCGCTCACGATCCTTGTGGCCGGGCCGGCCACCGCCGAACCGCCGGACACGATCACCGTCGCCTCGACGACCTCCACGGAGCAGTCGGGCTTGTTCAAGGTTCTGCTGCCGAAGTTCACCGCAGCAACGGGGATCGGGGTCAAGGTCGTGGCGCTCGGCACGGGCCAAGCGCTGGATGTCGGACGCCGCGGCGACGCGGACGTTGTCTTCGTCCACGACAAGGCCGCGGAGGAGAAGTTCGTGGCCGAGGGCGCCGGCGTGGGGCGCCGCGAGGTGATGTACAACGACTTCATCGTCGTGGGCCCGAAAACGGATCCCGCCGGCGCGCAAGGCCAGGATGTGACCGCGGCCTTCAGGAGGATCGCCGCCGCCCAGGCCCCCTTCGTCTCGCGCGGTGACCGTTCCGGCACGCACGCGGCGGAGCTGCGGTACTGGAAGGATGCAGGTATCGACGTCGCGGCCACGCGCAGCGACTGGTACAAGGAGATCGGTCAGGGCATGGGGCCGGCCCTCAACACAGCATCGGCCATGAATGCGTACGTGCTGAGCGACCGCGGCACCTGGCTGTCGTTCAAGAACCGGGGCGACCTCGCCGTCCTGGTCCAGGGTGACCGGCGCCTGTTCAACCAGTACGGCGTGATGCTGGTGAATCCTGACAAGCACCCGCAGGTGAAGGTGAAGGCGGGTCAGGCATTCATCGACTGGCTGGTCTCGCCGGTGGGTCAGGCTGCCATCGCGGACTACAAGATCGAAGGCGAGCAGCTCTTCTTCCCGAATGCAGGGACGAACGGAACACCGTGA
- a CDS encoding molybdate ABC transporter substrate-binding protein, giving the protein MRQVLAFLIGLMALLPAPGHAADAVRLHAAGSLRAALTEAAHAFEAAGGPPVASEFGASGLLRDAIVAGAGAEIFASANMDHPRSLAAAGRGSPVVLFARNQLCALVRPGLTVTGATLVDRMLDPGIRLATSTPRADPSGDYAQEVFRRIDVARPGSFAALDDKALRLTGGPASPRPPTGRSVYGAIIERGEADLFLTYCTNARVAALEVAGAGVIDLPEAVAVGADYGLTVINGASEGAYRLALFILSPEGQNILARHGFAAPTLPRGGG; this is encoded by the coding sequence ATGCGGCAGGTTCTGGCCTTCCTCATCGGCCTTATGGCGCTCCTTCCTGCACCCGGTCACGCGGCCGACGCCGTTCGCCTCCACGCGGCAGGCAGCCTGCGCGCGGCCCTCACCGAGGCCGCCCACGCCTTCGAGGCTGCCGGTGGCCCGCCGGTCGCCAGCGAATTCGGCGCATCCGGCCTGCTTCGGGACGCGATCGTCGCGGGAGCAGGAGCCGAGATCTTCGCCTCCGCCAACATGGACCACCCGCGCTCCCTTGCGGCGGCCGGGCGCGGCTCTCCGGTGGTGCTGTTCGCACGCAACCAGCTCTGCGCACTCGTCCGACCCGGCCTGACGGTGACCGGCGCGACCCTCGTCGACCGAATGCTCGATCCAGGGATCAGGCTGGCAACCTCGACGCCGCGCGCTGATCCGTCCGGTGACTACGCCCAGGAGGTCTTTCGCCGGATCGACGTCGCGCGTCCCGGCAGCTTCGCGGCGCTCGACGACAAGGCGCTTCGCCTGACGGGCGGTCCGGCGAGCCCGCGGCCGCCAACCGGGCGCAGCGTCTACGGCGCCATCATCGAGCGCGGCGAGGCAGACCTGTTCCTGACGTACTGCACGAACGCGCGCGTCGCGGCGCTTGAAGTCGCGGGGGCCGGTGTCATCGACCTGCCGGAGGCCGTTGCGGTCGGCGCCGATTACGGCCTTACGGTGATCAACGGCGCCTCCGAGGGTGCCTACCGCCTCGCCCTGTTCATCCTGTCGCCCGAAGGTCAGAACATCCTGGCGCGGCATGGATTCGCGGCACCCACCCTTCCGAGAGGCGGCGGGTGA
- a CDS encoding 4'-phosphopantetheinyl transferase family protein, with product MTGDTAAEFGPVVGACVWIIDLALSPSALAACDAVLSEDERVRAGRFLRSEDRDRYRASHAALRLILGRALGMDPRALTFSAGPAGKPELAGPERGVLAFNLSHSGRRALVGLSTRGYIGVDVEVIRPLPDALRIARGHFASDEADALARLPEEFREAAFFSLWTRKEAVVKALGAGLALPLDRFSVTVPPAAPRLLRMGGGPGAWTLHDLDPGPGHAATAAVMAAGIPLVRHRFPADWPSRLS from the coding sequence ATGACCGGTGATACGGCGGCGGAGTTCGGACCGGTGGTGGGGGCCTGCGTCTGGATCATCGATCTCGCCCTATCGCCGTCGGCGCTCGCGGCCTGCGACGCAGTGCTCTCGGAGGACGAGCGCGTCCGGGCCGGCCGCTTCCTGCGCTCCGAAGATCGCGACCGCTACCGCGCCAGCCACGCAGCCCTGCGGCTGATCCTCGGCCGGGCCCTCGGCATGGATCCGCGCGCCCTGACGTTCTCCGCCGGGCCTGCCGGCAAGCCGGAGCTGGCGGGGCCCGAGCGGGGGGTGCTCGCCTTCAACCTCTCCCATTCCGGCCGGCGCGCCCTGGTGGGTCTCTCGACGCGCGGCTACATCGGCGTCGATGTCGAGGTGATCCGCCCGCTGCCGGACGCGCTCCGCATCGCCCGCGGGCATTTCGCGTCCGATGAGGCGGACGCTCTGGCGCGCCTACCCGAGGAATTCCGCGAGGCCGCCTTCTTCAGCCTCTGGACGCGCAAGGAGGCGGTGGTCAAGGCGCTCGGCGCCGGCCTCGCCCTGCCGCTCGATCGTTTCAGCGTGACGGTCCCTCCTGCCGCGCCGCGGCTCCTGCGGATGGGCGGCGGGCCCGGTGCCTGGACGCTTCACGACCTCGATCCCGGGCCCGGCCACGCCGCTACCGCGGCCGTGATGGCCGCGGGTATCCCACTCGTTCGGCACAGATTTCCGGCAGACTGGCCGAGCCGTCTCTCCTGA
- a CDS encoding sugar transferase translates to MDTTETVATAIELTGRVPPDRAAQRARSRATRVAATLILGDAAAALTTGSALALAAGQRGAGPLLAGPLPLPTLCVLPIFAALGLYAVYGPSPPERLRLRAFGVAIYALGCLLATGELPGLALLGQVAAAAFLLVLVGFYGEAALRGLLIRRAAWGAPAVIVGTDAHAHALARTLLARPELGLRPVGYLTDPARPHEPASTAHPDLPHLGRLDGAAGAAAEVAVFANCADLAQHEGRLGRLPFGRIVLAQQIQDLQNMWMQVRPLGDAIGLEIRRELYRPRNLLLKRLLDGVLAGIGLLLLWPLIAALAGAVRRIDPGSPFYAQVRVGRDGRPIRVWKLRTMYRDADARLTGHLAADPAAAAEWARFFKLRDDPRVLPGIGRFLRRTSLDELPQLWNVLRGDMSLVGPRPFPAYHMDGFEPAFRALRTSVPPGLTGLWQISARSDGDLDVQRSQDGYYIRNWSLWLDLYILLATIPAVLCARGAR, encoded by the coding sequence ATGGACACGACCGAGACCGTCGCCACCGCGATCGAGCTGACTGGGCGCGTCCCGCCCGACCGTGCGGCCCAGCGGGCGCGGAGCCGGGCCACCCGCGTGGCCGCAACCCTGATCCTGGGAGACGCCGCGGCGGCCCTCACCACCGGCTCGGCCCTCGCCCTGGCGGCCGGGCAGCGCGGCGCGGGGCCGCTTCTCGCCGGTCCCCTGCCCCTGCCGACGCTCTGCGTGCTTCCGATCTTCGCGGCGCTCGGCCTCTACGCGGTCTACGGGCCGAGTCCGCCCGAGCGGCTGCGGCTGCGGGCCTTCGGCGTCGCGATCTACGCGCTCGGTTGCCTCCTGGCGACGGGTGAGCTGCCGGGCTTGGCCCTTCTCGGGCAGGTCGCTGCGGCGGCGTTCCTCCTCGTCCTCGTCGGCTTCTACGGCGAGGCGGCCCTGCGCGGCCTCCTGATCCGGCGCGCCGCCTGGGGGGCGCCCGCCGTGATCGTCGGCACCGACGCCCACGCCCACGCGCTGGCCCGCACACTGCTCGCCCGGCCGGAACTCGGCCTGCGTCCGGTCGGCTACCTCACCGACCCCGCACGACCGCACGAGCCCGCCTCGACCGCTCACCCCGACCTGCCCCATCTCGGCCGCCTCGACGGCGCCGCCGGGGCCGCCGCCGAGGTGGCGGTCTTCGCGAACTGCGCCGATCTCGCGCAGCACGAGGGCCGGCTCGGCCGGCTGCCGTTCGGCCGTATCGTGCTCGCTCAGCAGATCCAGGATCTGCAGAACATGTGGATGCAGGTGCGGCCGCTGGGCGATGCCATCGGCCTGGAGATCCGGCGCGAGCTCTACCGCCCGCGCAATCTCCTTCTGAAGCGCCTGCTCGACGGGGTGCTCGCCGGCATCGGCCTGCTGCTGCTCTGGCCGCTGATCGCCGCGCTCGCCGGGGCGGTCCGCCGGATCGACCCGGGCAGCCCGTTCTACGCCCAGGTCCGGGTCGGCCGGGACGGGCGCCCGATCCGCGTCTGGAAGCTGCGCACCATGTACCGCGACGCCGACGCGCGCCTTACCGGGCACCTCGCGGCCGATCCGGCAGCCGCCGCCGAGTGGGCGCGCTTCTTCAAGCTGCGCGACGATCCGCGGGTGCTGCCCGGCATCGGTCGTTTCCTGCGCCGCACCAGCCTCGACGAATTGCCCCAGCTCTGGAACGTCCTGCGGGGCGACATGAGCCTCGTCGGTCCCCGACCCTTCCCGGCCTATCACATGGACGGGTTCGAGCCGGCCTTCCGGGCCCTGCGCACCAGCGTGCCGCCGGGGCTGACAGGCCTCTGGCAGATCTCGGCCCGCAGCGATGGCGACCTCGACGTGCAGCGCAGCCAGGACGGCTATTACATCCGCAACTGGTCGCTCTGGCTCGACCTCTACATCCTGCTGGCGACGATCCCGGCCGTTCTCTGCGCCCGCGGCGCGCGCTAG